AAGATTTCATTAAAATTTTCTATTTTAAATATCTTATAGATGATTTTATTTCCTTCTTTCCATCTGAGTTTCAAGGGAAAAGTAAATTTGTCCTTTCCTTTCTGTGAAACCCAGATATTTAGAGACGATTTAGAGTCTTTAAAAGATTGATTCCATACAATCTGGATATTAGGAAGGATAAAATCTTTAATCCATAAATTGAAAAATTGCTCTAAATTTACATTTGAGATTTTTTCGAACATATTCTGAAAATTTCTTGTTGAAACTTCGCTGAACTGGAATGTAGACAAAAATTCTCTTAAAATTTTATAAAACATTTCATTTCCCAGAAGATCATTTAGCATATTTAGAGAGAGAGCGGATTTATCATATATAATTGAAAGAAAAGCTTCTGAGTCATCATTGTAATGACCTATCCTTGGACCCAAAAATACAGGCCCTGATGTTGTTTTTTTTCTTGTCCACTGGGAGAATTTCTTCAATGTGTCTGAAAAAATTTTTTCGCCGTATTTTTTTTTATGAAACATTAAAGATGAAAACTGAGCCAGGCCTTCCGTTATCCATAGGTCTTTGTATGATTTACCCGTTATGCATGCTCCCCACCATTGATGAGCTATTTCATGGGCTAAGAAATATTCATCTAAATGAGGAACATTAACTGGATTATCTTTAATCTTTAATAGCTTTCGATCATTTGATCTATTTATTATTACGATCGAGGCTGGACTATGACCACCCATCTCTTTTTGTGATTTTTCAATGATGGATAATTTTTCATAAGGAAAATTCCCGAATTTTTCTATATAAAAATTTAGTATTTCCATTAATGTATTTTGACTAATTTTTTTTGGAAAAGGGCTTTGATAGGAAGAGTAGACTTCCACAGGAATTCCGTTCAGATTGAATTCAATATATTTATTCAGCTTTCCCACCACAAATGTTAAATATTTTAGAGGTTTCTTGCATTCCCAGAAATAAACATTTTGATCGGTTTTAATTAATTTTCCGTTGGAAATACATTTGTATCCAGATGGTAGAGATATTTTTATTTCAGCTGTAAAATAATCCCAGTCTGAAGATGAAGGGTACCATAGGGAATAATGACTGTACAGATAAATATTTTCATCATAGTCCCAAAATTCGTCTAATTGTATTATATCGACAAGTTCTTTTTCAGTCTCTAATTTTCCTCTTAACCAGAAATCAAGATAAACAAGTTCATCTTTTTCATATTGTTTAGCAAAATAGATATAAACAGTGTCTCTTTTTCTGTCCCTCGTAAAAAAAAGTTCTCTTCCATCACTATCTGCCACTTTCAGGATGTTTAAAGAATTGTTTAATTTTAAGGATATATTTGAAAATTCATCCTCAAGAGATTTTATAATTATCTTTATTCTTGAATTAATAAATTTATTTTCAGGATTAAACTTCAGATCAATGTCATAATGAAGAATATCTTTTTTCTTCTCCGTATCGAAAAGAATCATAATCTTCTCATCTCCCGGAGAATATGAGCAAAGAATTTTGTGTTTTTCCCTTTCGTAAAAAACTATATTTTCTTCCTGAAAAGAGCTGAAAAGGTATGTAAAATTCCCTAGAGGGCTTCCCAATGTATCGAGGGTGAAATCATTGGAGGTTGGAATGTATGAAAGATATTCATTTGTAATTGAATTTATGGTCGTGAAAGAGTTTGGATAAAGAGATTGAAAAACCCGCAAGGCTCTTTTCAGGATTTGTTCTGATGGTGTAAAAGGTTGAGAGTCTTTTATTTTTATTTTTTCATTTAGAAAGTAAGGAGGAAATCTTATGTAAGCCCAGTTTATGGATGTATTTAAAGTTTCTTTCTTAAAGAAAAGAAAGGTC
The DNA window shown above is from Acidobacteriota bacterium and carries:
- a CDS encoding M1 family aminopeptidase, with product MKNFLRISLSILLLTSIFHLYGDEKIIENLRLSLQNKDISSYLNLFVEDKIEQEKKWINELIENFDFTEVIFSISLLKSENKSKLYSINAMFQNDFSAHIHVWRLKIIEEKIAEKEIKRTFSGLYRISIPSKKIENAEVIEITHEDINVTFKKAILFWDNLPSNHTALLIYGDGNMTFSPSKSQERHQTFLFFKKETLNTSINWAYIRFPPYFLNEKIKIKDSQPFTPSEQILKRALRVFQSLYPNSFTTINSITNEYLSYIPTSNDFTLDTLGSPLGNFTYLFSSFQEENIVFYEREKHKILCSYSPGDEKIMILFDTEKKKDILHYDIDLKFNPENKFINSRIKIIIKSLEDEFSNISLKLNNSLNILKVADSDGRELFFTRDRKRDTVYIYFAKQYEKDELVYLDFWLRGKLETEKELVDIIQLDEFWDYDENIYLYSHYSLWYPSSSDWDYFTAEIKISLPSGYKCISNGKLIKTDQNVYFWECKKPLKYLTFVVGKLNKYIEFNLNGIPVEVYSSYQSPFPKKISQNTLMEILNFYIEKFGNFPYEKLSIIEKSQKEMGGHSPASIVIINRSNDRKLLKIKDNPVNVPHLDEYFLAHEIAHQWWGACITGKSYKDLWITEGLAQFSSLMFHKKKYGEKIFSDTLKKFSQWTRKKTTSGPVFLGPRIGHYNDDSEAFLSIIYDKSALSLNMLNDLLGNEMFYKILREFLSTFQFSEVSTRNFQNMFEKISNVNLEQFFNLWIKDFILPNIQIVWNQSFKDSKSSLNIWVSQKGKDKFTFPLKLRWKEGNKIIYKIFKIENFNEIFNLETSDKIKKLEINHDNSLPAYIRISKGAIPSSLL